The genomic region CGCGATTGGTCACACCCCCAACACGGATTTGTTCCGTGGGCAGCTAGAACTGGATGCTGCCGGTTACATCGTCACAGAGCCGGGGTCGGTCAAAACGAGCGTTGAGGGGGTATTTGCCGCCGGAGATGTGCAAGACCACCAGTATCGCCAGGCAGTGACGGCGGCCGGTACGGGGTGCATGGCGGCGCTGTTAGCCGAACGATGGTTGTCGGAGCATGGGTTAATCCAGGAATTTAGCGCAACGACGACGGCAGCACCGGCGACAGAAGCAACACCAGCGCCTGCTCCGCAACCGGCGACGACGGCCACCTTTGACCCGAGCGCCACGATTCAGGAGGGAAGTTACGCCCTGCGCAAGCTCTACCACGAAACCGACAAGCCCATCCTAGTGATGTACAAAGCGCCAGGGTGTGGACCGTGCCGTTCCCTCAAACCCATCCTAGAGAAGGTGGCCCAGGAATTCGCTGGGCAAATGTACCTGGTGTTGATCGACATCGAACAGGACCCGGACATTGCCCAAGCGGCGGGCGTGACGGGCACGCCTACCGTCCAACTGTTCCAGCGCAAAGCCAAGCTCCAGGAGTGGCGGGGGGTCAAACCCAAGAGTCTCTACCGCGAAGCGGTCCAACAGTGCTTGGCCTGCGCCCCCAGTTAGTACAATAGGGGGGTTAGCCAACGGGATTGTCTATGGCCGCCACATTGGCGCAAATCAGCCGCTATCTAGACGGGATGGGCTGGCGCTATGACGTGGATACGGAGCGCAACCGCATTGTCACGGGCGTCAAGACTACCCACATGGAGCGGCTGCTGCTGGTGATTGCCCTGGAGGAAAATGGCGAGTTTTTCAAGCTCTACGCGCCCCAGGTGCTGCAAATCCACAACCACCCCCACCAGGCCGCCGCCCTACAAACCCTGTTGACCATTGCCTGGGAAACCAAGATGGTGCAGTGGGAGTACGACCCCAGCGACGGCGAAGTGCGGGCCATCATTGAGTTCCCCCTCGAGGACGCTCCTTTGACCGAGCGGCAGTTCATGCGCTGTTTGGACGCTTTGGTGCGGATCGTGGACGAAAAAGCCTATCCCCGCCTACAGGAAACGCTGGCCACCGGCGAAGACCCTGGTGACGTCACCGACGACGAGCGGTTTTTGCTGGAGTTTGAACGGCAGTTGCCGGGGGTGGCCGAACGCATCTACCGGGCTGTCCTGCGCCGTAAGCAGCGGCTGCAAGCGCAAAAACTCGCCGATAGCTAGCTGCGCAACCATTCCAGCAGCAGGGGATTGACCAGCTCCGGCGCCTCGTCCTGGGGGCAATGTCCCACTTGGGGCAAGGGGATAAACCGCTGGATCTGGGGAAACTGCTGGGCCAGCTCTCGTCCCTGGGTCACTGGTTCCCAGGGGTCCGCTTCGCCCCAAACCAACCACACGGGGCAATGCACCTGGGGCAATAAATCCTCTAACAGCGGCCCGTCGCTATAGCGCACAAAGGACAAAAACACGTCCACCGCGCCGGGGTCCTGGGAGGGCCGGTACAGGCACTCCACCAGCTCATCGGTGATGGCGTCTGGACGCGCATATGCCTGCTGCAAAATCCGGCGGATGACCGAAGGTTGGGCCAAACGGTGGAAAAACCAGCGTCCAAAGGGTTGCCAGCCCAACAGGTGTTGCAACGCTACCGCGCTCCACCGCTGGTACCAGGGCAACCGATGGCGCTTGCGCCGGTGCAGTAACCGCAGCGATGGGTTGAGTAAGGCCACCCGCGTTACCCAGTCGGGTGCCAGCACGGCGGTTTGTAACGCCACGACGCCCCCAATCGAATTACCTACCACCGCCGCCGGTTGTTGAACCACCTGCTGGAGAAAGTCCGCCACTAGGGTCCCCCAGGTTTCAAACCGGTAAGCGATGGCCGGTTTGGCCGACGCGCCAAACCCCAACAAATCCAGCGCGTAAGTCGGATGCCGTTCCCCCAACACCGGTAAATTCCGCCGCCAGTGGTCGCTCGACGCCCCAAAGCCGTGAATCAGCACCACCGGCATACCAGCTTGGCCCGCTCCCGCCACTTGGTAGCGGATCCGATGCCCACGCCACAAGTAATCCATAATATGACAAAAGCTTCATGCGCTACTTGAAGTTTACTAAAGAAAAGTGTAGTTAGGTGAAGAAGCCCCCTGAACCGGTGACAACGGGGGTGAGCAGAAGATGGTGTTAGTACAGTTATCTGGTTCGTTAAACATTTCTCCCCGACGGCCTGGCAAAGCCATAGCAAGATTGCCGATAGCCAGGGGGTTTGCCGTTCAGGGGCCGCACTACAGGCCGGAAGCGGGAAGACGAAGTTTCGTAAAGGGCGGGTGAAAACGGTGCCAGGATTGATAGTAGGGAGATGTTTCCCAGGCTTTTCGTCGCAGGTGCCGGTCATGTACAAGACAGTGGTCAACCTGAATGAGCAACTAATCATCAGTGAAATCGAGGCGGTGTTGGACAGCTACCCGCATCACCCGTACCAGCAAGCCTTTGCCATCCCCGAATTGCGTCAGGAACTGGTGGTTTATGTGCTAAACCATTTGCCCCAAGCGGGCCTGTACGTCACCCAGGACCAGGTATGGCAACAGCGCCAGTCCTGCACAGCGCGGCGGCTGGAAATCGAAAAGCTGGTGCATCAGGGGATTCACGATATTTTTCAACAGCGCAGCGATTGGATCAGCCGCCACATTCCCCAGGTGGTGGAGGCGGGGCGGGAGCCATCCCACTGGTTCGGTTAAGCCTGACCCACCCGTTGTAGGTGCAGGACATCGCTCATCTTGCGCACGTGGCTCAGGGCGGTTTGCAACTGCTCGCGATTGAGCACATCCAGGCGTAAGGTAATTACGGCCGTTTGGTTGGCGTGGGTGGTCATGCGCACATCGCTGACGTTGATCCGCTGGTCGCTCAGGCGGCTTAGGACATCCCGCAGCACCCCCACCCGGTCAATCACCGTGACTTGGATCATCACGGGATAGGTTTGGCGCCGGTCTTCAACCCCGTCCCAACTCACCGGCAACAGGCGCTCGACGGGAATGGATTTGAGATTGGCGCAGTCCTGGCGGTGGATGGAAATGCCCCGTCCGCCCAGCGTCACCACCCCCACAATCGGCTCGCCCGGAATCGGGTAGCAGCAGTGGGCTAGGTGATGAGCCAGCCCCTGTAAACTGGCAATTTCGCCGGCGGGGGTCGGTTTCGTTTCTGGTGAGGTCTCCAGCGGCCCAGTCTCGGCGGGAGATTGGGTTTGCTGCTTGATCACCTCCTGCCAGCGGCCAATCACCTGCTTCAAACTGATTTCCCCGTACCCCAGCGCCGCCAGCAAGTCTTCGACCTGGGCGTAGTTGCATCGCTGGGCCACCTGCAGCATCAGGTCGGACTTGAGGAGGTTATCCAGCCCTGTGCGTCCCAGCTCTGCCTCCAGCAGCGCTTTGCCCTGCGCGATGTGCTCTTCCCGATTGAACTTCTTATACCACTGGCGGATGCGGTTGCGAGCGGTGTTAGTCACCACAAAGTTTAACCAGTCCAGGCTGGGACGGGCGTTCTCCCGCGTCAGGATTTCCACAATGTCCCCATTTTTCAGGGGGGTGTGTAACGGCACCAGGCGGCCATTCACCCGTGCTCCCCAGCAGTGGTTGCCTACTTCCGTGTGAATCCGGTAAGCAAAGTCCACTGGCGTTGCCCCCGCCTTCAAATCCACAACGTCCCCCTTTGGTGTGAAAACGTACACCTCCTGTTCGAACAGGTTGTCCTTGAGGTTGTCTACGTACTCCTGAGCGTCCTTCAAATCCTGTTGCCACTCCAGCAACTGGCGCAACCAGGTAAAGCGCTCGTCCAGATGACTGGTTTTAACGCTGGCTCCCGCTTCCTTGTACTTCCAGTGGGCGGCAATTCCGTATTCGGCTACGTAGTGCATCGCCAGGGTGCGGATCTGCACCTCCACGGGCTTGCCCTTTGGCCCAATGACCACTGTATGCAGCGATTGGTAGTTGTTGGGTTTGGGGAGACCGATGTAGTCCTTGAACCGCCCCGGCACGGGGGTAAAGGCGTTATGCACCACCGCCAGCGCCCGGTAGCACTCATCCACTGTGTTGACGATAATCCGCACCGCCGCCAAGTCCATAATCTCGTGGAATTCCTTTTGCTGGCGGCGCATTTTTTGGTAAATGCTGTAGAGGTGTTTAGGGCGCCCAGTCATCTCGATAAAGGGAATGCCTGCCTCCTGCAACTTGTCCTGAAGTTGACCAATGACGTGTCCAATATAGGCTTCCCGGTCCGCCCGTTTTTCCATCACATACTGCTGCATTTGCCGGTAAGCCTCTGGCTCCAAATACTTGAAGGCCAGGTCCTCCAGCTCCCACTTGAACCGCCAAATCCCCAGGCGGTTGGCCAGGGGCGCGAAGATGTCCAGCGTTTCCTGGGCAATCCGGCGCTGGGTCTCCGGCTCCAGGTACTCCAGCGTGCGCATGTTGTGCAGGCGGTCTGCCAATTTCACCACAATCACCCGGATGTCCTGGGCCATTGCCAAAAACATCCGCCGGAAACTTTCCGCCTGTCGCTCTGTCTTACTGGAAAAGCTGAATTTCGAGAGTTTAGTGACCCCTTCAACCAAGCGGGTGACTTCGGGACCAAATTCCTGGGTGAGGGTTTCCGCCGTGACCTGAGTGTCTTCTAGCACATCGTGCAAAAAGCCAGCGGCCACCGTCTGGGCATCCCCGCCCAGCTCCCACAGCAAGGTTGCCACCGCCACCGGATGGACAATGTAATCCTCGCCCGATTTCCGCTTCTGACCCCAATGGAGCCGCTTAGCAAATTCAAACGCCTTGGTCATCAGCAGCGAGTCCGGCGTGGGATTCCGGTTGAGTTCCTGTAACCATAGGGGATAAGTAACCGGCTGCGGAGCCGCTACGACCGCATCCACACAGACCCTCGGCTCGATGCTGCTTGGTAAATTCTATCTTAACCAATGGCGCTGGCGATGACGACGTTCCCACCGCCACAGCGTCCCCATGGCCGCCACCAAACCGAGTTGCAGGAGCAGATTGACGCCGGTGCGGACATCTCCCTGACCGCTAAGCAAATCAGTGGCAAACACGAGCGCGCCGATGGCCCCGGACAACCCAAACGCCAGGTAAATAAACTGTCGCAACCCGCGATAGGGCGCTTTAGTTGCTTCGCGCAACCGCCACCGCCGTTCCTGATCCCAAACGCTCATGGAGGTCGTTTAGTTTGATATTCTTAATTCTAAGCGCGGTGCCGGTGTAGCTCAGCGGTAGAGCACTCGATTCGTAATCGAGCGGCCGTGAGTTCGAATCTCATCACCGGCTTGGGTCGGCTGTCTCCCACGGCTGGTGCGCGCGACCGTAGGTGTGGGTAAGCTGAGCCAACTTGGCGGCCAAATCGGCAGTGAGCCGGTCGGGCGGGCAGCGCCATTCCCAATTGCCGTTGGCGGCTCCCGGCGCGTTCATGCGTCCCTCCGAACCCAAGCCCAGCACGTCCTGTAAGGGTACGATGCACCAGCGCGCCACTGACATCATCCCCAGGCGGATCAAATCCCAGTGGATCCCGTGGGCGCTCAGGTGACCCAGGTAGCGAATCACCCGCCGTTGGGTTTCCGGCTCCAACGCTTCGTACCAGGCCACCGTCGGGGGATTGTCGTGGGTGCCGGTATAGACCACGCAGTGGGGCGTGAAGTTGTACGTCAAAAAGGGGTTCTCGGGGTTGCCGTCAAACGCGAATTGCAACACCTTGGTGCCGGGCAACTGGAAGGCATCCCGCAGGGCCTCTACTTCAGGCGTGATCACCCCCAAATCCTCCACGATGATGGGGAGTTCTCCCAGTTCCTGCTGGAGCGTGCGTAACAGGTCTGCCCCAGGTGCAGGCACCCATTCCCCGTTGATAGCTGTGGTTTCCCCTTGGGGGACCCGCCAAAAGGACTCCAACCCGCGAAAGTGGTCAATCCGCACAATGTCCACCAGTTGCAACAACTGCCGAAAGCGCTGCACCCACCAGGCAAAATGCGTCTCGGCCAGCACGTCCCAGTTGTACACCGGGTTGCCCCACAGTTGACCGGTCTTGCTGAAGTAATCTGGGGGCACGCCCGCCATAAAGGTCACCTGGCCCGTCTCCCGGTCAATCGCAAAAAACTCCGGGTGTGCCCACACGTCGGCGCTGTCGTGGGCCACGTAGATGGGGAGGTCGCCGATAATCCGCACCTGCCGGGCGTGGGCATAGGCCCGTAATTCCCGCCACTGCTCCCAAAACAGGTATTGCAAAAAGCAGTGAAACGCCTGGGCCGGGCGGACCTGGTCTTGCCAGCGCGCCAAGGTCTGGGGGTCCCGTTGCGCCAGCGCCGGCTCCCAATCGTACCAGGGTTGACCCGCGTGGGCCTCCTTCAGGGCCATAAACAGGCTGAAATCCGCCAGCCAGTGGGCCTGCTCCTGGATAAAGGCCTCTAGGGACGCCATCGCCGCCCTGTCCTGTTGAAAGTAGTGCCAGGCCAACCGCAGCAGGGGCATTTTGTGCAGGTAAACCGCGTCGTAATCCACCCGCTGGGCCGGCAACTGGGGCGGCGCCAACTCCTTGGGCAACCAGCCCCGCTCCTGCAGGGGTTCCAGGCTGATCAACAGGGGATTCCCCGCCATCGCTGAGTAGGAGAGATAGGGGGAATTGCCGTACCCCGTCGGTCCCAGCGGCAAAATTTGCCAGAGCCGTTGGTCGGCCTGGGCCAAAAAGTCCACCCACTGGCGACTCGCCGCGCCCAAATCCCCGATGCCCCACCCGCCGGGCAACGACGTCGGATGGAGCAGAATACCGCTACAGCGGGGCCACGTCATGGACATCTGTGTAAACAAACATTTCAATCTTACTCTCCGAAGGGACGAATTCCTGGCGCGTCCCGGAAATCCTGGCACAATAAGGAAAGTAAGCAGCACTTATCCATTCGATAAGTTCTGTTGTCATCTTACACACTATCTGCTGACTGTCATGACTGCGACTGCAACTGCCAACACGTTGGAGACCATGCGCAAGTTTGCCGAGACCTATGCCCAGCGCACCGGCACCTATTTCTGTGTTGATTTGGGGGTCACCGCCACCGTCATTCGAGGGCTGGCCAAGCACAAGGAGGAACTGGGCGCGCCCTTGTGCCCCTGCCGTCACTACGAGGACAAGGAGGCCGAGGCCAAGCAAGGGTTTTGGAATTGCCCCTGTGTGCCGATGCGGGAGCGCAAAGAGTGCCACTGCATGTTGTTTTTGACCCCTGACCACGATTTTGCCGGCTCGGCCCAGACCATTGACCCAGACTTTCTCGCCCATTGCGCCTAGGGCGGGTCGGTTGCCAGTTGGGCAACTCGTTGGCGAATCGCCAGTAGATTCAGAGCGACGCCCCGTCGAATCTGGCCTTCGATGAGTCGCACTGGCAACCCCACGCGCGGGCGGAGATGGACGGTGTAACACAACTGGGTCGTCTGGTGCTGGGGGTGCAATTCCCAAGCGCCCCGAAAGATCACAAAATCCCCCTCAACGCCGTTAAACGCGATGCGTTCGGGGTAGAACTCTTCGATATCCAGCACCATCCGCGCGCGAAAGTGAAATTTGAGAAAACCGTGGGCGCCCACTTGCTCGAGACGAATCTTGCCCTCGGGGTGGGGCACTCGCCGGCTCAGCACCACACTAGGGAGAAAGTCCGCCAGCTTGTCGTAATCCGTCAGCACCCGCCAAATCGGTTCCACCGGCTGGGGAATCGTAATAACCGCACAAATCCGGCGCTCCCCAGGGTTGAGCGGTTCAATCGCCACCGTCACGTCTGCCAGTTCATCGGGCGGTGGGCTTAGTAGGACATGCGCCGGATAGGGACGCTTGTCGATGAGTTGCTCTGGATGCATGAGTTCTCCCCGCTAAGGTAGCACAGCGGCGGGACTGAGGTGGCGCAAACCCGGTAAAACGACCTGGGCACCAGACTGGTGTAGGGTTTGGGTGTAGCTCTGGACATCCTGGACGTGGGGCGGCAGGATCCCAACCGCCCGCCAGGTGTATTCCGGGTACTGCACGCGCGCCCGTTGCACCGTGAGCATATCGGCCACCGTATCGCCGGCGTAAATAATCGGGGTGCCCGGTGGGCAAGACCATGCCTGCACCAGGGTCCATAAACCCGTTGGGTCCGGTTTGCCAGGGGCGTCCTCCATGGCCACCAGCGGTGCGTCGGCAAGCCCTAGCCGCGCTAGGGCGTATCGCGCTTCTCGCCGGGGTGCGCCACTGAAAAATCCCCACCGCCAGCCCTGCTCTGTCCAGGTCTCAAAGTAATCCCCCGTAATTAGCAAGGTCTCCTGGGTAATCAAGCCCGTCGGCGCTTCCGTATCTCCCCAGTACCGGCTCTGGAAGTAGGCGGTGATGTCCGCTAGAGGTACGTCCTGGCCCCAGCGCCGCAACAATTCCCGAGCCGCTTCCCAGTCGTTGTTCCAGTAGCCCTCCTGCTTGAGCTGGTCAATGTCCGCCAGGCTGGGACAATAACGGCCCTGGGAGAAATGAGCGACCGTGTCTTGAATTGCCCGCCGGTAGGAGCTGCTGACATCGCGGACCACGCCGTCAATATCGCAAACCAAGACCCCCACCGAAGAACAGGTCACGCCAGCGATAGCTAAAATTGAGGTGAATACGGTACGCTAAATAAGCTAACACGAATCCTTGACCTCGGGAGGTGTACCGCTTGAAGTTTCAGTTGAAGGCCCTGTGGTTGCAAAAAGACGTGGGAATTGCCGTGGATCAGATTGTGGGCACGGGAAGTAGCCCTTTGACCTGTTACTTTTTCTGGCCCCGGGACAACGCC from Gloeomargarita sp. SKYB120 harbors:
- a CDS encoding TIGR01548 family HAD-type hydrolase, which produces MTCSSVGVLVCDIDGVVRDVSSSYRRAIQDTVAHFSQGRYCPSLADIDQLKQEGYWNNDWEAARELLRRWGQDVPLADITAYFQSRYWGDTEAPTGLITQETLLITGDYFETWTEQGWRWGFFSGAPRREARYALARLGLADAPLVAMEDAPGKPDPTGLWTLVQAWSCPPGTPIIYAGDTVADMLTVQRARVQYPEYTWRAVGILPPHVQDVQSYTQTLHQSGAQVVLPGLRHLSPAAVLP
- a CDS encoding bifunctional (p)ppGpp synthetase/guanosine-3',5'-bis(diphosphate) 3'-pyrophosphohydrolase, encoding MDAVVAAPQPVTYPLWLQELNRNPTPDSLLMTKAFEFAKRLHWGQKRKSGEDYIVHPVAVATLLWELGGDAQTVAAGFLHDVLEDTQVTAETLTQEFGPEVTRLVEGVTKLSKFSFSSKTERQAESFRRMFLAMAQDIRVIVVKLADRLHNMRTLEYLEPETQRRIAQETLDIFAPLANRLGIWRFKWELEDLAFKYLEPEAYRQMQQYVMEKRADREAYIGHVIGQLQDKLQEAGIPFIEMTGRPKHLYSIYQKMRRQQKEFHEIMDLAAVRIIVNTVDECYRALAVVHNAFTPVPGRFKDYIGLPKPNNYQSLHTVVIGPKGKPVEVQIRTLAMHYVAEYGIAAHWKYKEAGASVKTSHLDERFTWLRQLLEWQQDLKDAQEYVDNLKDNLFEQEVYVFTPKGDVVDLKAGATPVDFAYRIHTEVGNHCWGARVNGRLVPLHTPLKNGDIVEILTRENARPSLDWLNFVVTNTARNRIRQWYKKFNREEHIAQGKALLEAELGRTGLDNLLKSDLMLQVAQRCNYAQVEDLLAALGYGEISLKQVIGRWQEVIKQQTQSPAETGPLETSPETKPTPAGEIASLQGLAHHLAHCCYPIPGEPIVGVVTLGGRGISIHRQDCANLKSIPVERLLPVSWDGVEDRRQTYPVMIQVTVIDRVGVLRDVLSRLSDQRINVSDVRMTTHANQTAVITLRLDVLNREQLQTALSHVRKMSDVLHLQRVGQA
- a CDS encoding late competence development ComFB family protein gives rise to the protein MYKTVVNLNEQLIISEIEAVLDSYPHHPYQQAFAIPELRQELVVYVLNHLPQAGLYVTQDQVWQQRQSCTARRLEIEKLVHQGIHDIFQQRSDWISRHIPQVVEAGREPSHWFG
- the malQ gene encoding 4-alpha-glucanotransferase, translating into MPGFPGRARNSSLRRVRLKCLFTQMSMTWPRCSGILLHPTSLPGGWGIGDLGAASRQWVDFLAQADQRLWQILPLGPTGYGNSPYLSYSAMAGNPLLISLEPLQERGWLPKELAPPQLPAQRVDYDAVYLHKMPLLRLAWHYFQQDRAAMASLEAFIQEQAHWLADFSLFMALKEAHAGQPWYDWEPALAQRDPQTLARWQDQVRPAQAFHCFLQYLFWEQWRELRAYAHARQVRIIGDLPIYVAHDSADVWAHPEFFAIDRETGQVTFMAGVPPDYFSKTGQLWGNPVYNWDVLAETHFAWWVQRFRQLLQLVDIVRIDHFRGLESFWRVPQGETTAINGEWVPAPGADLLRTLQQELGELPIIVEDLGVITPEVEALRDAFQLPGTKVLQFAFDGNPENPFLTYNFTPHCVVYTGTHDNPPTVAWYEALEPETQRRVIRYLGHLSAHGIHWDLIRLGMMSVARWCIVPLQDVLGLGSEGRMNAPGAANGNWEWRCPPDRLTADLAAKLAQLTHTYGRAHQPWETADPSR
- a CDS encoding alpha/beta fold hydrolase encodes the protein MDYLWRGHRIRYQVAGAGQAGMPVVLIHGFGASSDHWRRNLPVLGERHPTYALDLLGFGASAKPAIAYRFETWGTLVADFLQQVVQQPAAVVGNSIGGVVALQTAVLAPDWVTRVALLNPSLRLLHRRKRHRLPWYQRWSAVALQHLLGWQPFGRWFFHRLAQPSVIRRILQQAYARPDAITDELVECLYRPSQDPGAVDVFLSFVRYSDGPLLEDLLPQVHCPVWLVWGEADPWEPVTQGRELAQQFPQIQRFIPLPQVGHCPQDEAPELVNPLLLEWLRS
- a CDS encoding DUF3493 domain-containing protein, producing MSVWDQERRWRLREATKAPYRGLRQFIYLAFGLSGAIGALVFATDLLSGQGDVRTGVNLLLQLGLVAAMGTLWRWERRHRQRHWLR
- a CDS encoding SRPBCC family protein, with the protein product MHPEQLIDKRPYPAHVLLSPPPDELADVTVAIEPLNPGERRICAVITIPQPVEPIWRVLTDYDKLADFLPSVVLSRRVPHPEGKIRLEQVGAHGFLKFHFRARMVLDIEEFYPERIAFNGVEGDFVIFRGAWELHPQHQTTQLCYTVHLRPRVGLPVRLIEGQIRRGVALNLLAIRQRVAQLATDPP